From Desulfuromonadaceae bacterium:
CTTTCATGCGCAACCGAATGCCTGCCCCGTTTGTGGTCCACAATTACGTTTGCACAGTGCCGCAGGGGGGGAACTTGCCGAGCCGTTAACCACAACGATCGAACTGCTCAGGGCGGGAAAGATTGTCGCGATCAAGGGGCTGGGCGGCTACCATCTGGCGGTTGATGCGACGAATGATGTGGCGGTGGCGGAACTGCGGCGGCGCAAAACGCGCGACGAAAAACCGCTGGCGCTGATGGTTGCCGACCTGTCCGCGGCACACGCCATTGCCCGCCTCGACGCGGCTGAAGAGAAGCTTCTTGGCGGGGTTGAACGGCCGATCGTCTTGCTGGCGCAACGTGCGGACCATGGTTTGTCGTCGCTGCTGGCGCCGCGTAATAACACCTTTGGTTTGATGCTCCCCTATACCCCGCTGCACCATTTGCTGTTCACCGCCGGGTTTAAAGCGTTGGTGATGACCAGTGCCAATCTCAGCGATGAGCCGATGGCCTACCGTGACGCTGAAGCGCGGGCGCGACTGGGATCGGTCGCCGATTTTTTTCTGAGTCACAATCGTGACATTCATACGCGTGTCGATGATTCCATCGTCCGCACCATGGCGGGGCGCGCGCTGCTGTTGCGTCGTTCGCGCGGGTATGTGCCGCGCAGCGTGGTGTTGGCGCAGCGACAACCCTCCGTTCTGGCGCTGGGGGCGGAATTAAAAAATACGATTTGCCTGACGCGCGGCGACGCAGCGTACCTCAGTCAGCATATTGGTGATCTGGCCAACGAGACCGCCTGTGATGGCTTTGAACAGGCGATTGCCGCATTCAAAACCCTGCTCGCGGTCGAACCGGCCATCGTTGCCCACGATCTCCATCCTGATTACTACACTACGCGCTTTGCTGAACAACTTGATGGTGTAGAGCGGATCGCGGTGCAGCATCATCACGCTCATCTGGTCAGTTGTATGGCAGAAAACGGGGTCACTGCGCCGACCATTGGCATTATTTGTGATGGCCTCGGCTACGGCTCCGACGCTACGCTCTGGGGGGGGGAACTGTTGCTCGGCGATTGCCGCGATTTCCGCCGCCTCGGCTCTCTGCGCCCGCTGGCGATGCCTGGCGGCGATGCCGCGAGCAGAGAACCGCGACGCATGGCGCTGAGTGCGCTGGTTGCTGCCTACGGTGACGACCTGCCCGATTTACCGCTGCTGGGCAGCGCATTTTCCGGCGGAGAGTTGAAGCTTCTGCTGCAGATGCTGGCACAAGGAATCAACGCTCCGCTCACCTCCAGCTGCGGGCGCTTGTTCGATGCCGTGGCGGGGCTGATTGGTCTGCGCCAGATTGTCAGCTACGAGGGGCAGGCGGCACTGGAGCTGGAGCAGGCGATCAATGGTGCTGAAAACGAAAGCTACAGCTTTGCCATCATCACCACGGAATCCGGGATGATTTTTGATTCATTGCCGGTGATCCGCGCCGTGGTCAGCGACGTCCTGGCCAGCACCCCGGCGGGGACGATCAGTGCGCGTTTTCATAATGGGCTGGCTGAGTTGTTCGTTGCCGCCTGTGTGCGGGTTCGCGCGGCGCAAGGGGTTAAGGGTGTGGCGTTGTCCGGCGGCGTTTTTCAAAACCGCTACCTGACCGAGCGCACTGTTGTCTTGCTCGAAGCGGCCGGTTTTGAGGTGTTGACCCATGCGCTGGTGCCACCGAATGACGGCGGGGTGGCGCTCGGACAGGCGGTGATCGCCGGCGCGGCGCGCGGCGCTTCAGCGTAGCCGGCGGAAATCGCGCAACTGGAGCAGCAGGATCGGGGTCAGGCAGCCGCCGATGAGCAGAAACGCCGTCGCGATGCCGTAGCGATCCGCGCCAACGCCGACCAGCGGGCCGGTGGCAACAAAGCCGAGACGGAAAATCAGCGACTTGAGAGACAAGATGCTGGCCCGGTTATGACGGCTGCTGTGGCGTTGCAGATGATGCCGCAAAAACGGACCTTGCAGGCCGCGCATGGCGGTCAACAGATAATAGCCGAGAAAACAGAATATTCCGCCGTAAAAGCCGAGGATGAGATAACCTGCCACGCTTAATCCCCCGCAGAGAAGTGCCAGTTTGCTATCCCCCAATGAAAAATGAACCCGTTGACTGAGAAATGAAAAGAGCGCCACGGTGAGGTTTGCTCCGGCCCAGATCGGACCGAACCAGATGAGCGGGGTCCCTGCTTCGCGCAGATACGGTTGAATCAGCCAGACCGGATAGAAGGAGGCCAGCCCGAAGAGGGTGGTGAGCAACAGGGAAGCGCGCAAAGCCCGGTTGTCATGCAGGGCGTAGCGAATAACTTCACCGGCCGCGCGCAGATGGTTGGGGTGCTGGTGCTCGCTTTTGACCGGTGGCTCCCATAAGGTCAGGGCCACCGCGAACGCCAGCGTCCAGATGCCGACTTGAAGCAGAAAGGGGAGGGTCGGGGAGAGGGCGTAAACCGCTCCGGCAAAGAGTGCCCCGCAGGCCTCGCCGGTCTGGGCCCAACCGGCCATGCGCCCGTCGTGCCGTGCATAGCCCTCTTCCCGCCCGGTCCAGCGCAACGACTCAAAGAGCAGCGCCGTATCAGAACCACTGATAAAGGCGAAAGCCGCGCCGAGCAGAATCTCCGCGACCATCACCAGGGCAAAGGTATCGGCGATAGTGTAGACCGCCCAGCCGCAGACACCAATGCCGGACGCGATCAGCAGGGCACGGCGGTAACCGATGCGATCACTGATGTAGCCAGAGGGGTATTCGAAGAGCAGGGTGGCGAGGGAAAAGACCCCTTGCAGAACCATGATGTCAGTCAGGCTGAGACCAACCCGATCCTGCCAGTAGAGGGTGATAATCGCCATTGGCAGCAGGAACATCTTGAGGAAGGAAAAGCCGTAGAGCTTCCTGATGTTGCAGACGGCCAAAAGGTGATCCGGAGAGTGTGTTGGTGTCGCCTTCACTCCTGCCAGTAGATACAGGCCGCCGGACAACTGTCCATGGCCTGCTCAATTTTTTCAGCTGACGCTCCCTGGGGATTGTGGACAGTCGATTTTTCGATAGCATGATTCATCGAAAAGACCTCGGGGCAGATCTGCGTGCAGACCTCACAGCCGATGCAATCATCTTGTTCAACAACGGGAATCCGTGCCATGGAGTGCTCCTTCTCTAATTTTGTTGCACTATCAGGTGAATTGACTTCTTTGTCAATGCACAATCCGGCGCTTATGTGCAGAATTTCGCTTGTCTGTCTGCGCTGATTGACATATAGTGTTTACGTTTAATATTCTGATTTTACAGCCATTTTTTCTGTTTATGCTGGATACGGGAGGCACTGTGGATATTCTCGGGATCGATATTGGTTTTGGTTTTACCAAGGCAACCAATGGCCGTGATACGCTGATTTACAAGTCGGTTTTCGGCGAGGCGAAAGAACTGCAATTTCAGGAACAGATCCTTGCCGGCAGTGCCGCGCAGGAACATCTCCAGATCGAAGTTGACGGGGCGTCTTTTTTTGTCGGTGAGCTGGCGGAGCGCCAGAGTGATGTGCGCTTCTTTACCCTTGATCAGGACCAGTTTGTGACCCAGTTTGCCAAAACCTTGGCATTGGCGGCGGCTGCCCGCCTGGCCGGGAGCCACATCCCGGTGAATCTGGTCACCGGCTTGCCGATTGGCCATTACCGACGGCACAAAAACGATCTCGCCAAAATTTTGCAGGGTAACCACGCCATCGCCTTGATCGATGAAAATGGACAGCGGCAGGAAAAGACGATCAATATCAACAAGGTGCGCGTTATTCCCCAGCCGTTCGGTTCGATGTTTAATCTGATGCTCAACGATCTTGGTGAGTTGGGGGACAAGCGGCTGGTGCATGAAAAAATTGGCGTGATCGATGTCGGATTTCGTACTTCGGACTACACCGTTGCGGACAAGATGCGTTATTCCGAGCGGGGCAGCCGGACGACCGACTCCGGGATCTCCCGTGCCTTTAATGTGATTGCCGGGAAGATTCGCGAAAAAAGCGGGGTTAATGTCGAACTTTACCGCCTTTACAACGCAGTCGAAACCGGTTCAATCAAGATTCGCGGGCAGCAGTACGAACTGACCAATTTGGTCGATCAGGTCTTCAAACAACTGGCCAATACCGTGGCCAGCGAGGTTGATCGACTGTGGGCAGATGATTGGGACATCGACGCGATTGTGATTACCGGTGGTGGTGGCGCGGTGCTGGCCAAATATCTCCAGCCGTTGATTCACGGACAGCTCCTCCAGTCTGACGTCATGCTTGAGGATTCACGACTGAACAATGTGGCGGGTTACTGGAAGTTCGGCAAACATCTTTGGGCGCGTGGTCTTGGTGCCCTTGCTGCCTCTTGAATCCTTGCCCGGATGCAGCTCACCATGCAGGGGTGTCGGGGACTGATGCGATGAAGAAAATTACTTCAGCTGATATCATGCGTCTTTTTCCGGTCAGTGCCCGACGCTCTCATTCCTTAAAAGACATTCAGCGGATGTTGCGGATTTCAAGCCGGGAACGGAGTTATCTTCGTACTGCACTCGACCAGTTGCTCGCCTCCGGACAACTGGTTCTGCTCGGGAACCGGCGTTACGCGGTGCCCCGTCGCGGTAAGTGCGTTGCGGGGGAGTTGAGTGTGCATCCCGATGGCTTTGGCTTTGTCGCCACACCGGGGCGAGACGATATCTACGTCAGTGGCCGCGACCTGCATGGTGCTATCGATGGTGACCAGGTGAGCGTGGTGCTCGGCGCACCGGGCAGGTCCGGGCGGTTGCGTGGCCGGGTTGACGCGGTCCTCTCCAGAAAACGTGCGCAGCTTGTCGGGCGTTATTACGAACGATCCGGCACCAGTCATGTGATCCCGGATGATCCGCGCATGTCTCAGCCGGTGATGATTGCAGCGGACCAGCGCGAGGCGGCCCGTGATGGTCTGGTGGTTGTCGCAGAAATTCTCCCTCCCCGTGCCGGGACCGTTGCACTGCGTGGAAAGATTATCGAGGTGCTGGGTGATCCGGCAGATCCCGCCATCGAAATGATCCGCATCGCCCGCCGTTTTGAGCTGCCGACCGAGTTTCCGGCTGAGGTCATTATGGCCGCCGCACAGATTGCCTCTGTGGTGAAGGAAGAAGAGCTGGCGGGGCGGCGCGATCTCAGGCATCTTCCGTTGGTGACGATTGACGGAGAGTCCGCCAAAGACTTCGATGATGCGGTACTGGCGACCCGTGAAGCTGACGGCAACTGGCGATTATTGGTTGCCATCGCCGATGTCGCTCATTATGTCGACGCGGGGGGAGTGATCGATCTTGAAGCACGCCGCCGAGGAACCAGTGCCTATTTTCCCGCAGCCTGCCTGCCAATGTTGCCGGAGGCATTGAGCAACGGCATCTGCTCACTGCAACCGGGGGTTGACCGTCTGGCGCTGGTCGCCGAAATTTTGCTGTCAGCGAGCGGTGAAACCCTTGCCGCACGTTTTGATGAAGCGGTGATTCGCAGCCAGGCGCGCCTGACTTATACCGACGTTTTTGCCTGTTTGTCCGCCGCCGTTGTGCGTGAGGCGGTGGCTCAATTGCGTCCGCAACTCACGCTAATGGCGGAGCTGGCAGGCCGACTGGAAAGATTGCGGCGGCGCCGTGGCAGTATCGATTTTGATCTGCCCGAAGCTGAAATTATTCTCGATCTGCGCGGTCGCCCCGAACAGATTATACGCAGTGAGCGGACGATTGCCCATGGCTTGATCGAAGAATTTATGCTGGTTGCCAATGAGGCGGCGGCAAAATTTCTGGTGGATCACCAGTTTGCAGTGCTTTATCGGGTGCATGAACCGCCCACCATTGCCGCCCTTGACCAGTTTCGGGAGTTTTCTGCCTATCTCAATTACGGACTCGCTGTCGCTGCCGGTGACGTTACTCCGCTTGAATTGCAACAGCTGCTGGCCTCGGCAGCAGGTCAGCCTGAAGCACATATTTTGCATCGGGCGCTGTTGCGAGCCATGCGCCAGGCCCGCTACTCTCCAGAACCGCTGGGCCATTTCGGGCTGGCATTATCACATTACTGCCATTTTACCTCTCCGATCAGACGCTATCCTGACCTCTTTATCCATCGTCAGTTGCGCGCCGCACTGCGCGGCGCAACGTGTCGCTATGCAGCAGGAAAAGAGCTGGCACGGCTGGGGGAAGAAACCTCACTGTGTGAGCGACGGGCGATGGAGGCAGAGCGCGACATGCTGAGGTTGAAGAAATGTCAATTTTTGGCTGAACACACCGGGAATCAGTTTGCGGGGGTGATTTCCAGCGTTCAGCCTTTCGGGTTTTTTGTCGAGCTGGAAATGTTTCTGATCGACGGTCTAATAAAAATTGCTGATCTGGATGACGACTATTACCTCTACGAGGCGGAGCGACAACGCCTCGTCGGCACCCGCCGTCGGCGCATCTTCGCCCTGGGGGATCCCTGCCGGGTAACGGTTACGCAGGTTGATATTGATCGCCGCCAGATCGATTTTTCACTGGTGGTCGATTGAAGAGGGTTGTTGTCAACGCTGCCTGGACCTCTTTTGTCACCACGCTACCATGGTGAGATGATGCGGATCATTCGAGCTTTGGAGAATGTGACCGGTGCGCTACGCAATCCGGTCATGACGATCGGTAATTTCGACGGCGTGCACCTTGGACATCGCGAACTCTTTCGACGGGTCGTGACCCGCGCCGCCGAGTATGACGGTGATGCCGTGGTGCTGACCTTTGATCCGCATCCGCTTAAAATCATCGCCCCGCAACGTGCGCCACGTTTGATCAATACCCGCGACGAGAAAGAACGCCTGATCGCCGCGTCGCGGGTTGATGTCTTGCTCAATCTTCCTTTTAACGCAACATTAAGTTCATTGACCGCTGAGGAGTTTGTTTCCCGGGTGCTGGTTGAACAGGTCGGTGTGCGCCACATCATCGTCGGTTTTGATTACGCCTTCGGGGCCGGACGCCGCGGCGACATTGAACTGTTAGCGCGGCTTGGTGAGCAGTATCGCTTTGGAGTCGAAGTGGCCAAACCGGTCTGTATTGACGATGAAGTTTACAGTTCGACCCGCATTCGGCGGATGGTCGGTGCCGGGCAGATGGCGGAGGTTGTTGCCTACCTTGGCCGTCATTATAATCTGGAGGGAACGGTCGTCGCCGGTGTCGGGCGCGGCAAACAACTCGGTTTTCCGACCGCGAACCTGACCACGGAGAAAGAGTTGATCCCGGCCGACGGTGTTTATGCGGTCAAGGTCTGTCTTGACGGGTCGATTCACGATGGCGTCGTCAACATCGGCAGTACGCCGACTTTTGACGCCGGTCGTTACACCATTGAGGCGCATCTCTTTGATCTGGATGCCGATCTCTATGGAAAAGCGCTGCGTGTTTATTTTATCGAACGACTGCGGGATGAAAAGCGTTTTGCCGATGCGGATGCATTGACCCAGGCAATTGCCATGGATGTCGCGCGGGCAAAAGAGCTGTTACAGGGTGCGCGAATTATTGAATATCATGAATATCTGGGGTGACACGATGCTAGCGACAAAAGGGTTTTGGTCGGCAGCAGTGTTCCCCCGGGCCTGTCTATTCCTTGACAGGTTCAATGCGATTTTATACTATTAACGCCGGACTGATGATATTGAATGTTCTAGAATTTCAGGAGATGTGACGGTATGGCCTCCAACCGACTTGGCGAACTGCTGGTTCGCAACGGTCTGATCGACGAAAAACAGCTTTCAAAAGGTTTGGAAGAGCAGAAGCTGAACGGTGGTCGTCTCGGTGCCAGCCTGATTAAACTCGGTTATATCAAGGAAGAAGAGCTGGCGGCGTTTCTGTCACGCCAGTACGGTGTCCCGTCGATCAATCTGAGTGAATTCGAGATCGACCCCGCAGTTATCTCTGCCGTTCCCGCCGACGTCTCCCAAAAATACCAGATTATTCCGATCAACCGTGCCGGTTCAACCCTGATCATCGCCATGAGCGACCCGTCGAATATTTTTGCGATCGACGACATCAAGTTCATGACCGGTTACAACGTTGAAGTGGTGGTCGCACCGGAAGCGTCAATCAAGGACGCAATTGACAAGTATTACGATCAGAGTGCGTCGTTGGCCAGCGTCATGGACGATCTCGAAGACATCGACATGGAGGTCATCGAGGGCGATGAAGAGGTTGATGTCGGTTCTTTGGCGCAAGCGACCGAAGATGCCCCGGTTGTTAAATTATGTAATCTGATTCTGACCGATGCGATTAAACGCGGCGCCTCGGATATTCATATCGAGCCGTATGAAAAGTCGTTTCGGGTGCGTTACCGGATCGACGGGATGCTCTACGAGGTGATGAAGCCGCCGATGAAGCTGAAAAATGCGATCACCTCGCGGATCAAGATCATGGCGGAAATGGATATTGCCGAGCGTCGCCTGCCGCAGGACGGGCGGATCAAAATCAAACTTGGCAAAGACCGGGATATGGATTACCGGGTCAACTGTCTGCCGACCTTGTTTGGTGAAAAGATTTGCCTGCGGTTGCTCGATAAGTCGAATCTGCAACTCGACATGACCAAACTGGGGTATGAAACGAAGCCGTTGGAGTGGTTCAAGAAGGAAATCCACAAACCGTTCGGCATGTGTCTGGTCACCGGCCCGACCGGGTCAGGAAAGACCGTTTCGCTTTATTCCGCACTGTCGGAGCTGAACAAGGTCTCGGAAAATATATCGACGGCCGAAGATCCGGTCGAGTTTAACTTTGCCGGCATCAATCAGGTGCAGATGCACGAGGAAATCGGGCTCAACTTCGCCTCGGCACTGCGGGCATTTTTGCGTCAGGATCCGGATATCATTATGATCGGTGAGATTCGCGATTTTGAAACTGCCGAGATCGGGGTCAAGGCGGCCTTGACCGGGCACCTGGTGCTGTCGACCCTGCACACCAATGATGCACCAAGTACCATCAACCGTCTGCTCAATATGGGGATCGAACCCTTTCTGGTCGCATCCGCCGTCAACCTGATCACCGCACAACGGCTCGGCCGACGGACGTGTCAGGAGTGCAAACAACCGGAAGATATTCCCAAAAAAGTATTGATCGAAGCCGGTGTACCCGAGGCCGATGTCGACAGCTATGTTTCCTACAAAGGGACCGGTTGTCCGGTGTGCAACGATACCGGTTGCAAGGGGCGGGTCGGTATCTATCAGGTCATGCCGATGTTTGAGGAAATCAAGGAAATGGTTCTGGGGGGAGCCAATACCGCCGAGATCAAACAAACCTCAATGAAGCTGGGCGTAAAAACGATGCGCCAGTCGGCGCTAACCAAACTCCAGGAAGGCGTTTTGTCGATCGAGGAAGTCGGGCGCTGCACGGTTGCTGATACCTGAGCCATTTCCTCGCAAATACTCAAAGGATGGCTAAGTAAAAATTTTGTCCGACAAGGCTTGGTGTTTTTTCAGGGGCGAAGGCCTGCATCAGGCAGGTCGAGGTCCTGAAAAACCGGCGTAACGCAGTAGGGCGGACTTTTTGCGACGCCATCACATAAGGCTGAAATTAAATGGCGACAATTCATCAATTGCTCAAAACCATGGTCGAACAGGGGTCTTCCGACCTGCATATCACCACCGGGTCTCCCCCGCAAATTCGTATCGACGGTCACATGACCCCGCTCAAATTGCCGCCGCTGACGGGCAACGATACCAAGAATCTCTGCTACAGTATCCTTACCGATGATCAGAAGCGCCGCTTTGAAGAAGAGAACGAACTTGATTTCTCCTTCGGTGTCAAGGGATTGGCGCGGTTTCGGGGGAATCTGTTTCGCCAGCGCGGCGCGGTCGGCGGGGTGTTCCGGCTGATTCCGTTTAAAATCCTGACCTTCGACGATCTGGGTTTGCCGCCGGTGGTCAAGGCGATTACCAGTAAGCCCCGGGGACTGGTACTGGTCACCGGGCCGACCGGGAGTGGCAAATCGACCACCCTGGCGGCGATGATCGATGCGATCAATTCAGAGCGCCACGAGCACATCATCACCATCGAAGACCCTATCGAGTTTATTCATCCGCACAAAAAATGCCTGGTCAACCAGCGCGAAGTGGGGGGGGATACGGTTTCTTTCAAGCGGGCATTGAAGGCGATTCTGCGTCAGGACCCCGACGTGGTTCTGGTTGGCGAGTTGCGCGATCTGGAAACGATCGAAGCGGCGTTGACCATTGCCGAAACCGGACACCTGTGTTTTGCGACCCTGCATACCAACTCTTGCGCACAAACCATCAACCGGGTGGTTGACGTTTTCCCCACCAATCAGCAGCAACAGGTGCGCACCCAGCTTGCATTTGTTCTCGAAGGGGTCCTGTCACAAACCCTGGTGCCCAAGGTTGGCGGCAGAGGGCGGGCGCTGGCGCTCGAAGTCATGGTGCCGAATGTCGCGATCCGGGCCTTGATTCGCGAAGACAAGATCCATCAGATCTATTCACAGATGCAGATGGGACAAGATAAATATGGGATGCAGACGATGAATCAGCAACTTTTCATGTTGCTGCATCAAAAACAGATTACGCTCGAAACGGCCATGTCACGTTCCAGCGATATAGACGAATTGAAACAGATGATTGCCAACCCGGCGGCGCACATCAAGCGATACGCCACCCCGCCACCACCGAAGCGTTGATTTGAGGAACCATGCCCAAATATTCGTGGGAAGCAAAAGACAAAAAAGGTAAAGTTCACAAGGGCGAGGTTGAAGCGCCGAATGAGGATGTTGTCCGTGCCCAGGTGAAAGCCCAGGGGTTGATGGTCACCGCCGTCAAGGAACGCGGCAAGGGGCTGGATTTTGAACTCAAAATCCCCGGCTTTGAGCCCAAAGTCACCACCCGCGACCTTGTCATCTTTACCCGCCAGTTCAGCACCATGATCGATGCCGGTTTGCCGCTGGTGCAATGCCTGGATATTCTGTCGAGTCAGCAGGAGAATAAAACCTTCAAGAAAATGCTGACCCAGATCAAGGAAGATGTTGAATCCGGCTCCACCTTTGCCGATGCGCTGAAAAAACACCCCAAAGGTTTTGATGAACTCTACGTCAACCTGATTGCCGCGGGCGAGGTCGGCGGTATTCTGGATACCATTCTCAACCGCCTGGCGGCGTATATCGAAAAAGCGCAGAAACTCAAGAAACAGGTCAAAAGCGCCATGACCTACCCGATTACCATCATCGGTATCGCGGCGTTGGTTATTATTGTCATCATGGTTTTTGTTATCCCCGCCTTCGAAAAAATGTTCGCGGATTTCGGTGGTTCATTGCCGATGCCGACCCAGATCGTCATCGCCATGAGTCGCTTTATTACCAGTTATATTCTGGTGATCATCGGCGCCGTTTTCGCGTTTATCACCCTTGTTAAACGCATTTATGCCACCAAAAAGGGGCGGGAGATCATGGACGACTGGTTCCTTAAACTCCCGGTCTTTGGTGAACTGATCCGCAAGGTTTCAGTCGCCAAATTTACCCGAACCCTGGGGACAATGATTTCCAGTGGCGTGCCGATCCTTGATGGCCTGGAAATTGTCGCCAAAACCGCCGGCAACAAGACTGTGGAAAAAGCGATCTATGTCGTCCGGCAGAGCATCAGCGAAGGGAAGACCATTTCCGAGCCGCTCACCAAAACCGGCGTTTTCCCGTCGATGGTGTGTCAGATGATCGCCGTCGGTGAACAGTCCGGATCGATCGATACCATGCTCAATAAAATTGCCGATTTCTATGATGACGAGGTCGACGATGCCGTCGGCAACCTGACGGCCATGATGGAGCCAATGCTCATGGCCTTTCTCGGTACAACCGTCGGTGGTCTGGTTATCGCCATGTATCTGCCGATTTTCAAACTTGCCGGAGCCGCGGGCGGTTAAGGTTTCTGCATGTCGGCACAGCAAGACCAGAACGCAGCTTTGACCCGCGTCCGGCAGTTTCAGTGGCTGCTGCTGTTCAGGATTACCGTCATTCTGATTTTTTTAGGGGGGACTTTCCTGTTTTATTTCCGGGAAGGTCTTCTCTGGACCTCGCCGCACCTTTTCCCGCTCTATGGGTTGGCCCTTTTTTCCTTCATTCACGCCCTGCTTTCCTCGGTTTTTTTGCGACGAACCCGTCGTTTCAGGCTGTTTGTGCAGCTGCAAGTTGTCTGGGATATTGTCTTCGTCGCATTTCTTATCCATTTTTCCGGGGGGATAAACAGTTTTTTTTCGTTCGCCT
This genomic window contains:
- the hypF gene encoding carbamoyltransferase HypF translates to MIIRKQFIICGTVQGVGFRPFVYRIASAHALTGWVLNDSRGVTIEVEGRAAQLEAFAVALVDELPPLARIDRCEVIEQAATGATSFTIRASEDAAARTAEISPDTFVCADCLHELFDPADRRYYYPFINCTNCGPRFSIVTGVPYDRALTTMRDFPLCPACRSEYEDPASRRFHAQPNACPVCGPQLRLHSAAGGELAEPLTTTIELLRAGKIVAIKGLGGYHLAVDATNDVAVAELRRRKTRDEKPLALMVADLSAAHAIARLDAAEEKLLGGVERPIVLLAQRADHGLSSLLAPRNNTFGLMLPYTPLHHLLFTAGFKALVMTSANLSDEPMAYRDAEARARLGSVADFFLSHNRDIHTRVDDSIVRTMAGRALLLRRSRGYVPRSVVLAQRQPSVLALGAELKNTICLTRGDAAYLSQHIGDLANETACDGFEQAIAAFKTLLAVEPAIVAHDLHPDYYTTRFAEQLDGVERIAVQHHHAHLVSCMAENGVTAPTIGIICDGLGYGSDATLWGGELLLGDCRDFRRLGSLRPLAMPGGDAASREPRRMALSALVAAYGDDLPDLPLLGSAFSGGELKLLLQMLAQGINAPLTSSCGRLFDAVAGLIGLRQIVSYEGQAALELEQAINGAENESYSFAIITTESGMIFDSLPVIRAVVSDVLASTPAGTISARFHNGLAELFVAACVRVRAAQGVKGVALSGGVFQNRYLTERTVVLLEAAGFEVLTHALVPPNDGGVALGQAVIAGAARGASA
- a CDS encoding MFS transporter produces the protein MFLLPMAIITLYWQDRVGLSLTDIMVLQGVFSLATLLFEYPSGYISDRIGYRRALLIASGIGVCGWAVYTIADTFALVMVAEILLGAAFAFISGSDTALLFESLRWTGREEGYARHDGRMAGWAQTGEACGALFAGAVYALSPTLPFLLQVGIWTLAFAVALTLWEPPVKSEHQHPNHLRAAGEVIRYALHDNRALRASLLLTTLFGLASFYPVWLIQPYLREAGTPLIWFGPIWAGANLTVALFSFLSQRVHFSLGDSKLALLCGGLSVAGYLILGFYGGIFCFLGYYLLTAMRGLQGPFLRHHLQRHSSRHNRASILSLKSLIFRLGFVATGPLVGVGADRYGIATAFLLIGGCLTPILLLQLRDFRRLR
- a CDS encoding ferredoxin; protein product: MARIPVVEQDDCIGCEVCTQICPEVFSMNHAIEKSTVHNPQGASAEKIEQAMDSCPAACIYWQE
- a CDS encoding ParM/StbA family protein, translated to MDILGIDIGFGFTKATNGRDTLIYKSVFGEAKELQFQEQILAGSAAQEHLQIEVDGASFFVGELAERQSDVRFFTLDQDQFVTQFAKTLALAAAARLAGSHIPVNLVTGLPIGHYRRHKNDLAKILQGNHAIALIDENGQRQEKTININKVRVIPQPFGSMFNLMLNDLGELGDKRLVHEKIGVIDVGFRTSDYTVADKMRYSERGSRTTDSGISRAFNVIAGKIREKSGVNVELYRLYNAVETGSIKIRGQQYELTNLVDQVFKQLANTVASEVDRLWADDWDIDAIVITGGGGAVLAKYLQPLIHGQLLQSDVMLEDSRLNNVAGYWKFGKHLWARGLGALAAS
- the rnr gene encoding ribonuclease R, with protein sequence MKKITSADIMRLFPVSARRSHSLKDIQRMLRISSRERSYLRTALDQLLASGQLVLLGNRRYAVPRRGKCVAGELSVHPDGFGFVATPGRDDIYVSGRDLHGAIDGDQVSVVLGAPGRSGRLRGRVDAVLSRKRAQLVGRYYERSGTSHVIPDDPRMSQPVMIAADQREAARDGLVVVAEILPPRAGTVALRGKIIEVLGDPADPAIEMIRIARRFELPTEFPAEVIMAAAQIASVVKEEELAGRRDLRHLPLVTIDGESAKDFDDAVLATREADGNWRLLVAIADVAHYVDAGGVIDLEARRRGTSAYFPAACLPMLPEALSNGICSLQPGVDRLALVAEILLSASGETLAARFDEAVIRSQARLTYTDVFACLSAAVVREAVAQLRPQLTLMAELAGRLERLRRRRGSIDFDLPEAEIILDLRGRPEQIIRSERTIAHGLIEEFMLVANEAAAKFLVDHQFAVLYRVHEPPTIAALDQFREFSAYLNYGLAVAAGDVTPLELQQLLASAAGQPEAHILHRALLRAMRQARYSPEPLGHFGLALSHYCHFTSPIRRYPDLFIHRQLRAALRGATCRYAAGKELARLGEETSLCERRAMEAERDMLRLKKCQFLAEHTGNQFAGVISSVQPFGFFVELEMFLIDGLIKIADLDDDYYLYEAERQRLVGTRRRRIFALGDPCRVTVTQVDIDRRQIDFSLVVD
- a CDS encoding bifunctional riboflavin kinase/FAD synthetase, which codes for MRIIRALENVTGALRNPVMTIGNFDGVHLGHRELFRRVVTRAAEYDGDAVVLTFDPHPLKIIAPQRAPRLINTRDEKERLIAASRVDVLLNLPFNATLSSLTAEEFVSRVLVEQVGVRHIIVGFDYAFGAGRRGDIELLARLGEQYRFGVEVAKPVCIDDEVYSSTRIRRMVGAGQMAEVVAYLGRHYNLEGTVVAGVGRGKQLGFPTANLTTEKELIPADGVYAVKVCLDGSIHDGVVNIGSTPTFDAGRYTIEAHLFDLDADLYGKALRVYFIERLRDEKRFADADALTQAIAMDVARAKELLQGARIIEYHEYLG
- the pilB gene encoding type IV-A pilus assembly ATPase PilB codes for the protein MASNRLGELLVRNGLIDEKQLSKGLEEQKLNGGRLGASLIKLGYIKEEELAAFLSRQYGVPSINLSEFEIDPAVISAVPADVSQKYQIIPINRAGSTLIIAMSDPSNIFAIDDIKFMTGYNVEVVVAPEASIKDAIDKYYDQSASLASVMDDLEDIDMEVIEGDEEVDVGSLAQATEDAPVVKLCNLILTDAIKRGASDIHIEPYEKSFRVRYRIDGMLYEVMKPPMKLKNAITSRIKIMAEMDIAERRLPQDGRIKIKLGKDRDMDYRVNCLPTLFGEKICLRLLDKSNLQLDMTKLGYETKPLEWFKKEIHKPFGMCLVTGPTGSGKTVSLYSALSELNKVSENISTAEDPVEFNFAGINQVQMHEEIGLNFASALRAFLRQDPDIIMIGEIRDFETAEIGVKAALTGHLVLSTLHTNDAPSTINRLLNMGIEPFLVASAVNLITAQRLGRRTCQECKQPEDIPKKVLIEAGVPEADVDSYVSYKGTGCPVCNDTGCKGRVGIYQVMPMFEEIKEMVLGGANTAEIKQTSMKLGVKTMRQSALTKLQEGVLSIEEVGRCTVADT